In one Alnus glutinosa chromosome 12, dhAlnGlut1.1, whole genome shotgun sequence genomic region, the following are encoded:
- the LOC133852110 gene encoding glutathione S-transferase F13, translating to MAPLKLHGLPMSTCTTRALVCLHEKGVDFELVPVDLFGGENKQPSFVAKNPFGQIPVLEDGDLTLFESRAITSYVAEKFKEKGTDLIRHQNLKEAALVKVWIEVESQNFQPAISPIVYEFFVSPLMGKTPEQAVVDANLEKLGKVLDVYESKLSSSKYLAGDFFSLADLHNFPYTYYFMKSPWASLVNDRPHVKAWWEDISSRPAFKKVAEGMTFCEKK from the exons ATGGCGCCTCTGAAGCTTCATGGACTTCCAATGTCCACATGCACCACTCGGGCGTTGGTGTGCCTCCACGAGAAAGGTGTAGATTTTGAGCTTGTTCCGGTGGACCTCTTCGGCGGTGAAAACAAGCAGCCTTCTTTTGTCGCTAAGAAT cCCTTTGGTCAGATTCCAGTGCTAGAGGATGGTGATCTCACTCTTTTCG AATCCAGGGCAATTACATCATATGTAGCAGAGAAATTCAAGGAAAAGGGCACTGATCTGATAAGGCACCAAAACCTGAAAGAAGCTGCATTAGTGAAGGTGTGGATAGAGGTAGAATCCCAGAATTTCCAACCTGCAATCTCTCCGATCGTCTACGAATTTTTCGTATCTCCTCTTATGGGGAAGACGCCGGAGCAGGCGGTCGTCGACGCCAACTTGGAAAAGCTCGGAAAAGTGCTTGATGTTTATGAGTCTAAGCTCAGCAGCAGCAAGTATTTGGCTGGTGATTTTTTCAGCCTGGCTGATCTCCACAACTTTCCTTACACTTATTATTTCATGAAGTCTCCATGGGCTTCTTTGGTCAATGACCGTCCCCATGTTAAGGCATGGTGGGAGGACATTTCTTCTAGGCCTGCTTTCAAGAAAGTGGCTGAGGGTATGACTTTTTGTGAGAAGAAATGA
- the LOC133851315 gene encoding autophagy-related protein 18a, with product MATLSAFSSPPWPDPNPNPNPDPTFVSQTDQSYPLDSETESSMSHQPIEFHDHDQNPNPNVQKPLQTTPSDPGTLLHLSFNQDHGCFAVGTDHGFRIFNCDPFREIFRRHFADGGISAVEMLFRCNILALVGGGPHPQYPPNKVMIWDDHQGRCIGELSFRSEVRSVRLRRDRIVVVLEQKVYVYNFADLKLLHQIETIANPKGLCAVSQSAASLVLVCPGLQKGQVRVEHYASKRTKFIMAHDSRIACFALTPDGQLLATASSKGTLVRIFNTVDGTLLQEVRRGADRAEIYSLAFSSTAQWLAVSSDKGTVHIFNLKLNTGLPGNDKSRYASDSDLAVTQSSSSLSFIRGVLPKYFSSEWSVAQFRLPEGSHYIVAFGHQKNTVVILGVDGSFYRCQFDPANRGEMTQLEHHNFLKPEEAF from the exons ATGGCGACCCTCTCTGCCTTCTCTTCCCCTCCCTGGCCcgaccccaaccccaacccaaaCCCTGACCCGACTTTCGTCTCTCAGACGGACCAGTCTTATCCGCTAGACTCAGAAACCGAATCCTCCATGTCTCACCAACCAATTGAGTTCCACGACCACgaccaaaaccctaaccctaacgtCCAGAAGCCGCTTCAAACGACGCCGTCCGATCCGGGGACGCTGCTCCACCTGTCGTTCAACCAGGACCACGGGTGCTTCGCGGTCGGCACGGACCACGGGTTCCGGATCTTCAATTGCGACCCGTTCCGCGAGATCTTCCGGCGGCACTTCGCCGACGGCGGAATCTCCGCCGTCGAGATGCTCTTCCGGTGCAATATCCTGGCCCTCGTCGGCGGCGGGCCCCACCCGCAGTACCCGCCCAATAAGGTCATGATCTGGGACGACCACCAGGGCCGGTGCATCGGCGAGCTCTCGTTCCGGTCCGAGGTCCGATCCGTGCGACTCCGCCGCGACCGGATCGTCGTCGTTTTGGAGCAGAAGGTGTACGTGTACAACTTTGCGGACCTGAAGCTGCTCCACCAGATAGAGACCATCGCGAACCCTAAGGGCCTCTGCGCGGTTTCGCAGTCGGCCGCGTCGCTGGTCCTGGTCTGCCCCGGGTTGCAGAAGGGCCAGGTTCGGGTCGAGCACTACGCTTCGAAGAGGACCAAGTTTATCATGGCGCACGACTCGAGGATAGCGTGCTTTGCGCTCACCCCGGACGGCCAGCTGCTCGCCACGGCGAGCTCTAAGGGGACTCTGGTCCGGATCTTCAATACCGTCGATGGAACACTGCTTCAAGAG GTAAGGAGGGGTGCAGACAGAGCGGAAATCTACAGTCTGGCATTCTCTTCAACTGCCCAGTGGTTAGCAGTCTCAAGCGACAAGGGAACTGTCCACATTTTCAACCTTAAGCTTAATACTGGATTGCCAGGGAATGACAAGTCGCGatatgcttctgattctgatcTTGCTGTTACACAATCAAGctcatctctctcttttattagAG GAGTGTTGCCCAAGTATTTTAGCTCAGAGTGGTCAGTTGCCCAGTTTCGCTTGCCTGAGGGTTCTCATTATATTGTTGCTTTTGGTCACCAAAAGAATACAGTGGTAATTCTTGGCGTGGATGGAAG CTTCTATCGATGTCAATTTGACCCAGCGAATCGAGGAGAGATGACACAGCTGGAGCATCACAACTTTCTGAAGCCAGAAGAAGCTTTCTAA